A genome region from Anopheles stephensi strain Indian chromosome 2, UCI_ANSTEP_V1.0, whole genome shotgun sequence includes the following:
- the LOC118502515 gene encoding gustatory receptor 23a-like — translation MSKWINKRKVSMINLAMPPKSVVTLPTSGEFEFEQLFHFAFKCFRLFALTPGQMMKQKDRYIVRNTRWMILIVLLLVLVAWIALIETFFVESRTALITGIANHIQFIMNTIALTAAWVVPQLKPDELSSILDGFLIIDRELSSYNVQDTAGNKRMPFLFRFGVVLVALCSFTLYDGFVSFVKLSTIEVWYWLSHQIPFIVYAMAFLHAYVLISWLHARFQRLNTLVEQYYRQGHIFASERQTIISFATMIKLDEEAPEHEDIYPVGKREMSDDLQILAIVSRTIDLGQKIEAYFGPLFLTVYTALFSVTTIQSYYCYLHLTSKGAEGLSIESLILSGGIILFNVIAIVALPYICEQVESESKLLMSYLSKLSMKHGQVVQHSSIWFPNLISSVRFSALGFFTINYNMLSGLIAGMVTYLIIFIQFNSMVPAEKDDIHQTRKHHVPDD, via the exons ATGTCGAAGTGGATTAATAAGCGAAAGGTGTCCATGATTAACCTGGCGATGCCACCGAAGTCGGTCGTAACGTTGCCCACTAGCGGCGAGTTTGAGTTCGAGCAGCTGTTTCACTTTGCGTTCAAGTGTTTCCGACTGTTTGCCCTAACGCCGGGCCAGATGATGAAGCAGAAGGATCGGTACATTGTGCGCAATACGCGGTGGATGATACTGatcgtgttgctgctggtgctcgtTGCCTGGATCGCGCTGATCGAAACGTTCTTCGTCGAGAGCCGAACGGCACTGATCACGGGGATCGCTAATCACATCCAGTTTATCATGAACACGATCGCCCTGACGGCGGCTTGGGTCGTTCCACAGCTTAAGCCCGATGAGTTAAGCTCCATTCTGGATGGATTCTTAATCATCGATCGTGAGCTGAGCAGCTACAACGTGCAAGATACGGCTGGCAACAAACGGATGCCGTTCCTGTTTCGTTTCGGTGTTGTGCTGGTGGCCCTCTGCTCATTCACACTGTACGATggattcgtttcgtttgtgaAGCTTTCTACGATCGAAGTATGGTACTGGCTGTCGCACCAGATACCCTTCATAGTCTACGCCATGGCATTCCTCCATGCGTACGTGCTCATTTCCTGGTTGCATGCACGGTTCCAACGGCTCAACACGCTGGTAGAGCAATACTATCGTCAGGGCCACATTTTTGCGTCAGAGCGTCAAACCATCATCAGCTTCGCGACCATGATTAAGCTAGACGAGGAAGCGCCCGAACACGAGGACATCTATCCGGTGGGAAAACGCGAAATGTCGGACGATCTGCAGATTCTCGCCATTGTATCGCGCACGATCGATCTTGGCCAAAAGATTGAAGCTTACTTTGGACCTCTGTTTCTTACCGTCTACACCGCGCTCTTCTCGGTGACCACCATCCAGTCGTACTACTGCTATCTGCATCTTACCTCGAAAGGCGCGGAAGGACTGTCCATCGAGTCGCTGATCCTTTCGGGAGGTATCATCCTGTTCAATGTGATCGCTATCGTCGCTCTGCCGTACATCTGCGAGCAGGTGGAAAGTGAATCGAAGCTGCTGATGTCTTACCTGTCCAAGCTGTCCATGAAGCACGGACAGGTCGTGCAACATTCCTCCATCTGGTTCCCGAATCTGATCTCGAGTGTTCGGTTTTCGGCCCTTGGGTTCTTTACCATAAACTACAACATGTTGTCCGGG CTAATTGCTGGTATGGTGACGTATCTGATCATTTTCATACAGTTTAACTCGATGGTACCGGCCGAAAAGGACGACATTCATCAGACCCGCAAGCACCACGTTCCTGACGACTAG